A stretch of the Polaribacter pacificus genome encodes the following:
- the sufB gene encoding Fe-S cluster assembly protein SufB: MSKYTEDNLREELKTKEYEYGFYTDIESETFAKGLNEDVVRAISKKKNEPEWMTDWRIEAYRVWEKMTEPEWANVKYPKPNFQEMSYYSAPKKKPKLNSLDEVDPDLLETFKKLGISIDEQKKLANVAVDIVMDSVSVATTFKKTLAEKGIIFMPISEAIQEHPELVKKYLGSVVPTTDNFYAALNSAVFSDGSFCYIPKGVRCPMELSTYFRINEGGTGQFERTLVVADKGSYVSYLEGCTAPQRDENQLHAAVVELIAMDDAEIKYSTVQNWFPGDANGKGGIFNFVTKRGICETNAKISWTQVETGSAVTWKYPSCILKGNNSVGEFYSIAVTNHFQQADTGTKMIHLGKNTRSTIISKGISAGKSQNSYRGLVQVSARAENARNFSQCDSLLMGNDCGAHTFPYIEVKNKSAQIEHEATTSKIGEDQLFYCNQRGIDTEKAIALIVNGFSKEVLNKLPMEFAVEAQKLLEISLEGSVG, encoded by the coding sequence ATGAGTAAGTATACTGAAGATAATTTACGAGAAGAATTAAAGACCAAGGAATACGAATATGGTTTTTATACAGATATAGAAAGTGAAACCTTTGCAAAAGGGTTAAATGAAGATGTTGTACGTGCTATTTCAAAAAAGAAAAATGAGCCAGAATGGATGACCGATTGGCGTATTGAGGCTTATAGAGTTTGGGAAAAAATGACAGAGCCAGAGTGGGCAAACGTTAAATATCCTAAGCCAAATTTCCAAGAAATGTCTTATTATTCTGCTCCTAAAAAGAAGCCGAAATTAAACAGTTTGGATGAAGTAGATCCAGATTTGTTAGAGACCTTTAAAAAATTAGGAATTTCTATAGATGAGCAAAAAAAGTTGGCAAATGTTGCAGTAGATATCGTAATGGATTCTGTATCTGTAGCCACAACTTTTAAGAAAACGCTTGCTGAGAAAGGGATTATATTTATGCCTATCTCTGAAGCCATTCAAGAGCATCCAGAATTGGTAAAAAAATACTTAGGATCTGTAGTTCCAACTACGGATAATTTTTATGCAGCCTTAAATTCGGCGGTATTTTCTGATGGATCTTTTTGTTATATTCCAAAAGGAGTTCGTTGTCCAATGGAACTATCGACCTATTTTAGAATTAATGAAGGAGGTACGGGTCAATTTGAAAGAACTTTAGTTGTTGCAGATAAAGGCAGCTATGTTTCATATCTTGAAGGCTGTACAGCACCACAGCGTGATGAAAATCAATTGCATGCTGCAGTGGTAGAGCTTATCGCTATGGATGATGCAGAAATTAAGTACTCTACTGTTCAGAATTGGTTTCCAGGTGATGCAAATGGAAAAGGAGGAATCTTTAATTTTGTGACCAAAAGAGGGATCTGTGAAACCAATGCAAAAATTTCATGGACACAGGTAGAAACAGGTTCTGCAGTGACATGGAAATATCCAAGTTGTATTTTAAAAGGGAATAATTCTGTAGGTGAGTTTTACTCAATTGCAGTTACCAATCACTTTCAACAAGCAGATACAGGGACCAAAATGATTCATTTGGGTAAAAACACTCGAAGTACTATTATTTCGAAAGGAATCTCTGCTGGAAAATCACAAAATAGTTATCGAGGATTGGTTCAGGTTAGTGCCCGAGCAGAAAACGCCCGTAATTTTTCGCAATGTGATTCATTGCTAATGGGGAATGATTGTGGAGCACATACTTTTCCATATATCGAAGTAAAAAATAAATCTGCTCAGATAGAGCATGAGGCTACTACCAGTAAGATTGGTGAAGATCAATTGTTTTATTGTAATCAAAGAGGAATCGATACAGAAAAAGCAATTGCATTAATTGTAAATGGTTTTAGTAAAGAAGTTTTAAACAAGCTTCCGATGGAGTTTGCTGTTGAAGCTCAAAAATTATTAGAAATTAGTTTGGAAGGTTCTGTTGGTTAA
- a CDS encoding HesB/IscA family protein, producing MIKVSDIAKKKVVELMTDDGFDTAIHFVRVGVKSGGCSGLSYDLKFDKNQAEGDKVFEDNGVKIIVDKKSFLYLVGTTLEYSGGLNGTGFVFNNPNANRTCGCGESFSL from the coding sequence ATGATAAAAGTTTCAGACATCGCTAAGAAAAAAGTGGTAGAGTTAATGACTGATGATGGTTTTGACACTGCAATACACTTTGTTCGTGTAGGTGTTAAAAGCGGAGGTTGCTCTGGCTTGTCATACGACTTAAAGTTTGACAAAAATCAAGCAGAAGGCGATAAGGTTTTTGAAGACAATGGTGTAAAAATTATTGTTGACAAAAAAAGTTTCTTGTACTTAGTTGGAACCACACTAGAGTATTCTGGTGGGTTAAACGGAACAGGTTTTGTGTTTAACAATCCAAACGCAAATAGAACCTGTGGGTGCGGAGAAAGTTTTTCGTTATAA
- a CDS encoding M14 family zinc carboxypeptidase has protein sequence MKKLITVLTLLLCWQMSAQQTVWSEDLITVAEKSNYQKTSSYSDVMSFITALQKKSDLLQLEYMGTSKEGKKIPVAILANPSIKTPQEAIASGKPVLYIQGNIHAGEVEGKEVVLQLMRDILLGDKKHLLDNQIILFAPIYNTDSNDKMKQGRRPSQEDSPVEVGIRENSQGLDLNRDGIKMEAFETNGLVQNILNKWNPEMLVDLHTTNGTWHGYGITYAPSYHYAGEKAPYDFTWDVLLPEVVKKADENYKVKIGPYGYYSVNKAWPPTSIYTYNHHPRYIVNQMGLRNKVGILSEAFAHDRFYTRINGTYGFVAEILEFTHKNGKKMMSINAQAEKDAIQNVISNAGKAQKGVRFKMVPLEKKIENYRTYDYVPYLNKNGRKSYVRSGKIIDVPNVENLSKFDATVSTTLPRGYFLPKSMKPIVDHLRKQGIEVTELKGRKRATGEVFMVEKLTNARRKFEGHFMTTLEGSYVAKTRTFKKGDFWVDMAQPLTNLAFYTLEPQSDDGLATWNFFDEYLKAQGVDTKAVEYPVFKYYSVR, from the coding sequence ATGAAAAAACTAATCACTGTATTAACCCTACTTCTTTGCTGGCAAATGAGTGCACAGCAAACAGTATGGAGCGAAGATTTGATCACTGTTGCAGAAAAATCAAACTACCAAAAAACCTCTAGCTATTCTGATGTGATGTCGTTTATTACGGCCTTGCAAAAAAAATCTGATTTGCTACAATTAGAATATATGGGAACCAGTAAGGAAGGAAAAAAAATCCCTGTTGCTATTTTGGCTAACCCATCAATTAAAACACCTCAAGAAGCTATCGCCTCTGGCAAACCAGTCTTGTACATTCAAGGGAATATTCACGCTGGTGAAGTAGAAGGAAAAGAAGTTGTTTTGCAACTGATGCGAGATATCTTATTGGGAGACAAAAAGCATTTATTAGACAATCAAATTATTCTTTTTGCTCCAATCTACAACACCGATTCTAATGACAAAATGAAACAAGGAAGAAGACCTTCTCAAGAAGATAGTCCTGTTGAAGTTGGAATCAGAGAAAACAGCCAAGGGCTAGATCTAAACAGAGACGGTATTAAAATGGAAGCTTTTGAAACTAACGGACTGGTTCAAAACATATTAAACAAATGGAATCCAGAAATGTTGGTTGATCTACATACCACTAACGGAACCTGGCATGGTTACGGAATTACCTATGCTCCAAGTTATCATTATGCTGGAGAAAAAGCTCCTTATGATTTTACTTGGGATGTTTTATTGCCAGAAGTGGTAAAAAAAGCAGATGAAAACTACAAAGTTAAGATCGGTCCTTATGGATATTATTCTGTAAACAAAGCTTGGCCTCCAACCTCTATTTACACTTACAATCACCATCCAAGATACATCGTAAATCAAATGGGATTGCGTAATAAGGTAGGTATTTTAAGTGAAGCTTTTGCTCACGATCGTTTTTATACACGTATCAATGGAACCTATGGTTTTGTTGCTGAAATTCTAGAATTTACCCATAAAAATGGTAAAAAAATGATGAGCATCAATGCGCAAGCAGAAAAAGATGCTATACAAAATGTAATCAGCAATGCAGGTAAAGCTCAAAAAGGGGTTCGTTTTAAAATGGTGCCTTTAGAGAAAAAAATTGAAAATTACAGAACCTACGATTACGTACCTTATCTAAATAAAAACGGAAGAAAAAGCTATGTTCGTTCAGGAAAAATAATTGATGTACCCAATGTAGAAAACCTGTCAAAATTTGATGCGACAGTTTCTACAACATTACCACGTGGTTATTTTTTACCAAAATCAATGAAGCCGATTGTGGACCACCTGAGAAAACAAGGAATTGAAGTTACAGAACTAAAGGGACGTAAGAGAGCTACCGGTGAAGTTTTTATGGTAGAAAAATTAACCAATGCAAGACGTAAATTTGAAGGGCATTTTATGACCACTTTAGAGGGAAGCTATGTTGCAAAAACTAGAACCTTTAAAAAAGGAGACTTTTGGGTAGACATGGCACAGCCATTAACCAATTTAGCTTTTTACACTTTAGAGCCACAATCTGATGATGGTTTAGCTACTTGGAATTTCTTTGATGAGTATTTAAAAGCACAAGGAGTCGATACTAAGGCGGTTGAATATCCAGTTTTTAAATATTATTCTGTTAGATAA